In Desulfosoma caldarium, the following are encoded in one genomic region:
- a CDS encoding NUDIX domain-containing protein has product MKYRQPALTVDVIIHPQDAPGRVVLIRRRNPPLGWALPGGFVDEGESLERAAQREAKEETGLDLEDLRQFRAYSEPNRDPRRHTVTVVFSATGIGRARAADDAQDLGIFSLEALPQDMAFDHRRILEDYMQWTLRSVVPS; this is encoded by the coding sequence CTGAAATACCGCCAACCGGCGCTGACGGTGGATGTGATCATTCACCCTCAGGACGCCCCGGGCCGTGTCGTGCTGATACGCCGAAGAAATCCCCCCTTGGGCTGGGCACTTCCCGGGGGATTTGTTGACGAGGGTGAAAGCTTGGAGCGCGCGGCGCAACGGGAGGCCAAGGAAGAAACGGGGCTGGACCTGGAGGACTTGAGGCAGTTTCGGGCCTATTCGGAGCCGAATCGAGACCCTAGACGACACACGGTCACCGTGGTCTTTTCGGCCACAGGCATCGGTCGCGCTCGAGCGGCGGACGATGCGCAAGATCTCGGGATTTTTTCACTGGAAGCACTCCCCCAGGACATGGCCTTCGATCATCGCCGCATTCTGGAAGATTACATGCAGTGGACGCTTCGAAGTGTGGTGCCGTCGTGA
- the fdhD gene encoding formate dehydrogenase accessory sulfurtransferase FdhD, which produces MSPKPLGSLMSDVEKVASVPVFIYSPDGLCEQRVQWVIEETPVTLYINGKELVTLLCAGHHLDELAVGFAYAEGFLDNLEELHELRIDHEQGRIFLEVQGKDHLAFDLWNKRTISSGCGKGTVFYHALDALLARPMAQGPIFSARTVWERMEDLHGLSQTYKRTHGVHNCALADAEGIVVFRDDIGRHNAVDMLVGHSLLNELPLTDKMLVTTGRLTSEIVIKAAKVGLPCLVSRNTATTLAIRLAQDVNMTLIGYARAGKFTVYTGKQRLA; this is translated from the coding sequence GTGAGTCCTAAGCCTCTGGGTTCCCTAATGAGCGACGTGGAAAAAGTGGCCAGTGTGCCCGTGTTCATTTATTCGCCCGACGGCCTTTGCGAGCAAAGAGTCCAATGGGTAATTGAGGAAACACCTGTCACACTCTACATCAACGGCAAGGAATTGGTGACGCTTCTCTGTGCCGGACACCACCTGGACGAATTGGCCGTGGGGTTCGCTTACGCTGAAGGTTTCCTGGATAACCTGGAGGAGCTCCACGAGCTTCGCATCGATCACGAACAAGGGCGAATATTTCTCGAAGTCCAAGGGAAAGATCACCTGGCCTTTGATCTCTGGAATAAGCGCACCATCAGTTCCGGATGCGGGAAAGGGACGGTTTTTTACCATGCTCTGGACGCCTTGCTGGCCCGGCCCATGGCGCAGGGACCGATTTTTTCCGCGCGCACGGTTTGGGAACGCATGGAAGACCTTCACGGGTTGAGCCAGACGTACAAAAGAACCCACGGCGTCCACAACTGCGCCTTGGCCGATGCTGAGGGGATTGTGGTTTTCCGGGATGACATCGGCCGCCACAATGCCGTCGATATGCTCGTGGGTCACAGCCTCTTGAACGAACTTCCTCTGACCGATAAGATGCTCGTCACCACAGGGAGGCTCACCTCGGAAATCGTCATCAAAGCCGCTAAGGTGGGCCTTCCGTGCCTTGTGAGCCGCAATACGGCGACAACTTTGGCCATTCGACTGGCGCAGGACGTGAACATGACGCTTATCGGCTATGCCAGGGCCGGGAAATTCACCGTATACACAGGCAAGCAGCGCCTCGCATGA
- a CDS encoding aminotransferase class V-fold PLP-dependent enzyme: MDTPQGGRQSEIYLDHAATSFPKPKSVVAEVTRAVAELASPGRGQSRRAMWAEAMVREARDRAARFFAVPEPSRLVFTKSATESLNMALKGFLKKGHRVLTSSMEHNAVARPLARLAEERAVEIIRVPCFADGSLNLDALRRALDPPPALAVFVHASNVNGALVATPKVLSLCREAGVPVVLDAAQTAGLLPISVVDHDLGMLACSGHKGLLGPSGIGVLYIRSDLQVEPLIEGGTGSHSEQWVQPREMPEAMESGTPNIPGIAGLQAGLECVSAMGLETLQRHELGLADDVAQRLQGIKGVQVYRPSVRGGNAVSFTVEGMAPHDVAAILAEAGIAVRAGLHCAPWAHETLGTYPTGTVRVSPGWCTTREDLDAFTEIVDAMLTRRRRRHLGRA; this comes from the coding sequence ATGGACACCCCACAAGGGGGCAGGCAATCCGAGATTTATTTGGACCATGCCGCGACAAGCTTTCCGAAGCCAAAAAGCGTCGTGGCGGAAGTGACGCGGGCCGTGGCGGAGTTGGCTTCTCCGGGGCGTGGCCAATCCCGACGAGCGATGTGGGCCGAAGCGATGGTGCGGGAGGCGCGAGACAGGGCGGCGCGTTTTTTCGCCGTTCCCGAACCTTCGCGCCTCGTCTTTACCAAGAGCGCCACGGAAAGCCTCAATATGGCCCTCAAGGGTTTTCTGAAGAAAGGCCATCGCGTTCTCACATCGTCCATGGAACACAACGCCGTCGCTCGCCCCTTAGCCCGTTTGGCTGAAGAAAGGGCGGTGGAAATCATTCGAGTCCCGTGCTTTGCCGACGGATCCTTGAATTTGGATGCCTTGCGACGCGCCTTGGATCCACCACCGGCGCTGGCCGTCTTTGTCCATGCGTCCAACGTGAACGGAGCCCTGGTCGCCACACCGAAGGTCCTTTCCCTGTGTCGCGAAGCCGGAGTTCCCGTTGTGCTCGATGCCGCTCAAACGGCGGGGCTTCTTCCCATCTCTGTGGTGGACCATGACCTGGGCATGCTTGCCTGTTCCGGCCACAAGGGACTCTTGGGGCCTTCCGGCATCGGAGTCCTCTACATTCGAAGCGACCTGCAGGTGGAGCCCCTCATTGAAGGCGGCACCGGAAGTCATTCTGAGCAATGGGTTCAGCCTCGGGAGATGCCCGAGGCCATGGAAAGCGGAACGCCCAACATACCCGGCATTGCCGGCCTTCAAGCAGGCTTGGAATGCGTGTCGGCCATGGGTCTTGAGACCCTGCAACGGCATGAATTGGGATTGGCCGATGACGTTGCCCAAAGACTGCAGGGGATCAAGGGAGTACAGGTCTACAGGCCTTCGGTTCGCGGTGGCAACGCCGTTTCTTTCACTGTGGAAGGAATGGCGCCGCACGATGTTGCAGCGATCCTGGCCGAAGCCGGCATTGCGGTTCGGGCTGGTCTCCACTGTGCTCCATGGGCTCACGAAACCCTGGGCACCTACCCCACGGGAACTGTGCGCGTTTCACCGGGTTGGTGCACAACCCGCGAAGATCTCGACGCTTTTACGGAAATCGTCGACGCGATGCTCACACGGCGACGCCGCAGACATTTAGGAAGGGCCTAG
- a CDS encoding N-acetyltransferase, translating into MIRKARIHDAKDLHKILNGFAAQGKLLPRSLSDLYTHIREFVVWESEGTGEILGCCSLHIVWEDLAEVRSLAVVPQCQGQGIGTSLVHACLQEARELGLARIFALTYEIRFFEKLGFRITDKQVFPQKIWADCLHCTKFPDCDETAMVLDLD; encoded by the coding sequence ATGATACGAAAGGCACGCATTCACGATGCCAAGGATCTGCATAAAATCTTGAACGGCTTTGCCGCTCAAGGCAAGCTGCTGCCCCGGTCTCTGAGCGATCTTTACACGCACATTCGGGAATTCGTGGTCTGGGAATCCGAGGGAACGGGCGAGATCCTAGGCTGCTGCAGCTTGCACATCGTCTGGGAAGACTTGGCAGAAGTGCGTTCCCTGGCCGTTGTGCCTCAATGCCAAGGACAAGGCATTGGTACCTCCCTGGTCCACGCCTGCCTTCAGGAAGCCAGAGAACTGGGCCTTGCCCGCATCTTTGCTTTGACCTATGAAATCAGATTCTTTGAAAAACTCGGTTTTCGGATTACAGATAAGCAGGTGTTTCCGCAAAAAATTTGGGCGGATTGCTTGCACTGCACCAAATTTCCGGACTGTGACGAAACGGCAATGGTTCTGGACTTGGATTAA
- a CDS encoding N-acetylmuramoyl-L-alanine amidase, translating into MPQRIQVIQEPLANQQKPRTVIHEVAPMETIWRLSKMYGVSMKSIYQANNLKPGAPIVIGQKLIIPNATKFQNVIPLYPNRCWQYIVVHHTATDIGKATLIHYNHQNRGFWNGLGYHFLIDNGTLGKGDGQIEVSPRWIKQQKGAHCVAGGMNDVGIGVALVGNFNERPPTPKQMQSLARLIRQLAHYYGIPPKNVLGHGDVPGANTDCPGKRFPWGELQRLLSSG; encoded by the coding sequence GTGCCCCAGCGCATCCAGGTGATCCAAGAACCCTTGGCAAACCAGCAGAAACCGCGAACCGTCATCCATGAAGTCGCCCCCATGGAAACCATATGGCGCTTGTCCAAGATGTATGGGGTTTCCATGAAATCCATTTACCAAGCCAACAACTTAAAGCCAGGAGCCCCCATTGTCATCGGGCAAAAGCTGATCATTCCCAACGCAACCAAGTTTCAAAATGTTATCCCCCTTTACCCCAACAGATGCTGGCAGTATATCGTGGTGCACCACACGGCCACAGATATCGGCAAGGCCACCCTCATTCATTACAACCACCAGAACCGCGGCTTTTGGAATGGGTTGGGTTACCATTTCCTGATCGACAATGGCACTTTGGGAAAAGGAGATGGCCAGATTGAAGTGTCTCCCCGCTGGATCAAACAACAGAAGGGAGCCCACTGTGTGGCCGGTGGCATGAATGATGTGGGCATTGGTGTGGCTCTGGTGGGCAACTTTAACGAACGACCGCCGACCCCTAAACAAATGCAGTCTCTCGCCCGCCTCATTCGACAGCTGGCCCACTACTACGGGATTCCCCCGAAAAACGTTTTGGGCCACGGTGACGTGCCGGGAGCCAACACGGATTGTCCGGGTAAGCGCTTTCCATGGGGGGAACTCCAAAGGCTCTTGTCATCGGGCTAG
- a CDS encoding PEP/pyruvate-binding domain-containing protein, translating to MMDIRSEQIIQWMRIARVQQRILAHASLAEAIRGLLMRTMVERGLVTSSWLEGLVHEALKALGLPDAPEHRREVTAVLTDILAARAFSEKEIQDHIHLAQKLEKFKILDRVVHAEGATSKQIKRALKEFCAVPQGDLRIPPSEAEGVRVALINHFISNQLPFVGIAKKYITLRDIDEMMDRAYWNPRRSGKVGGKAAGMLLAYKILMPRFLSPDPELAKYLRIPESYYFNSGIFSDFIDYNNLHWFRTQKYKTREAIEEEYKDISECFARATYPPDMVAMFKKFLEKVGECPLILRSSSLLEDNFGHAFSGKYDSVFLANQGPLERRLEEFIWGLKRVHMSTYAPAPILYRRDHQLLDFDEKMSVLVQKVVGARYGPYFFPLASGVAFSRNTYRWSPRIREEEGMVRVVFGLGTRAVERIGQDYARLVALSHPDMRPEVSARDVVKYSQRFVDALHMDTGRVETVPFREVLSHVPPKASFWVLSQMEEDHLASPGFSGHSVPQEMAVITFDNLLRRSPFARLLRKILQRLEKAYGHPVDVEFAWHDDQLYLLQCRTLAVHEELAQVDIPKNIPEDRILFTNSHVLFNAVVFDVEYVVYVDPKVYARLEDTALKATVGRVVGKINRALEGKRFALFGPGRWGSKELHLGVPVGYEDINHALVLGEIAFEWEGVTPEVSYGTHFFSDLVEARIVPVAVFPDDPKELFREVFFSAPSFNALAHICPDEVQWAHVIKIVQVPKATEGLWLHVYQDAHHQRGIGFLAPKGSAGR from the coding sequence ATGATGGATATCCGTTCCGAGCAGATCATTCAGTGGATGCGCATCGCGCGAGTGCAGCAGCGCATCCTTGCCCATGCTTCCTTGGCCGAGGCCATTCGAGGGCTTCTGATGCGCACCATGGTGGAAAGGGGTCTTGTGACGTCGTCGTGGCTGGAAGGCCTTGTCCACGAAGCCCTGAAGGCTCTCGGCCTTCCCGATGCGCCGGAGCATCGCCGCGAAGTGACCGCCGTTCTCACGGACATTCTGGCGGCTCGAGCCTTCTCCGAAAAGGAAATTCAAGATCACATTCACCTGGCTCAAAAGTTGGAAAAATTCAAGATTCTCGATCGAGTGGTCCACGCGGAGGGGGCCACGTCCAAACAAATCAAAAGAGCACTCAAGGAATTTTGCGCCGTCCCTCAAGGAGATCTGCGTATTCCTCCCAGCGAAGCCGAAGGGGTTCGCGTGGCTTTGATCAACCATTTCATCTCCAACCAGCTGCCTTTTGTGGGGATTGCCAAGAAGTACATTACCCTACGCGACATCGACGAGATGATGGACCGCGCCTACTGGAATCCTCGAAGGTCGGGCAAGGTGGGCGGCAAGGCTGCGGGAATGCTTCTGGCCTATAAGATTCTCATGCCGCGGTTTTTATCGCCCGATCCAGAGCTGGCCAAGTATCTTCGAATCCCGGAGTCCTATTATTTCAATTCCGGAATATTTTCCGATTTTATCGACTACAACAATCTCCATTGGTTTCGAACGCAAAAATACAAGACCCGAGAAGCCATTGAGGAAGAATACAAAGATATTTCGGAATGTTTCGCTCGAGCGACCTATCCTCCGGATATGGTGGCCATGTTCAAAAAGTTTCTGGAAAAAGTTGGCGAATGCCCTCTGATTTTGAGATCGTCGAGCCTCTTGGAGGACAATTTCGGGCATGCTTTTTCGGGCAAGTACGATTCCGTCTTTTTGGCCAATCAAGGTCCGCTGGAAAGGCGACTGGAAGAATTCATTTGGGGATTAAAACGGGTCCACATGAGCACCTATGCACCGGCGCCCATTTTATACCGTCGGGATCATCAGTTGCTGGATTTTGACGAAAAGATGAGCGTGCTTGTGCAGAAAGTGGTGGGCGCTCGTTACGGTCCCTACTTTTTTCCCCTCGCTTCGGGCGTGGCGTTTTCTCGAAACACCTACCGATGGTCGCCCAGAATTCGGGAAGAAGAGGGCATGGTTCGAGTGGTCTTTGGTTTGGGCACTCGGGCTGTGGAGCGGATCGGTCAGGATTACGCTCGACTGGTTGCCTTAAGCCATCCTGATATGCGACCAGAGGTTTCGGCGCGCGATGTCGTCAAGTATTCCCAGCGCTTTGTGGATGCCCTTCATATGGATACCGGGCGTGTGGAAACGGTACCGTTCCGTGAGGTACTGTCGCATGTGCCACCGAAGGCCTCCTTTTGGGTCCTTTCTCAGATGGAAGAGGATCATCTGGCGTCGCCCGGTTTCAGCGGGCACAGTGTTCCCCAGGAGATGGCCGTCATCACGTTTGACAACCTTTTGCGCCGCTCCCCTTTTGCACGACTTCTTCGCAAGATTCTTCAGCGTCTGGAAAAGGCCTACGGGCATCCTGTGGATGTGGAATTTGCCTGGCACGATGATCAACTTTATCTTTTGCAATGCCGAACCCTGGCCGTGCACGAAGAACTGGCCCAGGTGGACATTCCTAAGAACATTCCGGAAGATAGGATTCTCTTTACCAATTCCCATGTCTTGTTCAACGCCGTTGTGTTCGATGTGGAATATGTGGTTTATGTGGATCCCAAAGTTTATGCCCGTCTTGAAGACACCGCGCTCAAGGCTACCGTGGGACGAGTGGTGGGAAAAATCAACCGAGCCTTGGAAGGAAAACGGTTTGCCCTGTTTGGGCCCGGGCGGTGGGGTAGCAAGGAACTGCACTTGGGGGTGCCCGTGGGGTATGAAGACATCAACCATGCGCTGGTGTTGGGCGAGATTGCCTTTGAATGGGAAGGGGTTACGCCGGAAGTGTCCTATGGAACGCATTTTTTCAGTGACTTGGTGGAAGCGCGAATTGTCCCGGTGGCCGTTTTCCCCGATGATCCGAAGGAGCTTTTTCGCGAAGTCTTTTTTTCGGCGCCGTCGTTCAATGCCTTGGCCCACATCTGTCCGGACGAGGTGCAATGGGCCCATGTCATCAAGATTGTCCAGGTGCCCAAGGCCACCGAGGGGCTGTGGTTGCACGTTTATCAGGATGCCCACCATCAAAGGGGTATCGGCTTTCTGGCACCCAAAGGAAGTGCGGGCCGATGA
- a CDS encoding Glu/Leu/Phe/Val family dehydrogenase yields MKEQINPFAIAQRQLDRAAETLGLDEATHELLRWPMREYAFMMPVRMDDGSTKVFRGYRVQYNTARGPAKGGLRWHPDETLDTVRALAAWMTWKTSVVDIPLGGGKGGIVCNPKELSEAEKERLARAYMRAIAGIVAVTKDVPAPDVYTTPQIMAWMMDEYETIVGHHHPGVITGKPVPLGGSLGRHDATARGGIYVTREAAKAFGIALEGGSMAIQGFGNAGQYAALLGAEILGLKLVAASDSKGGVYNPQGIDPSALIHFKKETGSVVGFPEADSLSNAELLELNVTVLFPSALENVITEDNAPRLRARMICELANGPTTPEADAILYEKGIVVLPDFLANAGGVTVSYFEQVQNTYNFYWEIRDVHARLNDKMCRAFHDVHAMAERHKVNLREAAYLVSVARVAEACKLRGWV; encoded by the coding sequence ATGAAGGAACAGATCAACCCGTTTGCCATAGCTCAGAGACAATTGGATAGGGCGGCCGAGACACTCGGCCTGGATGAGGCCACCCACGAGCTTTTGCGCTGGCCCATGAGGGAATATGCCTTCATGATGCCGGTGCGCATGGATGACGGGTCCACCAAAGTGTTTCGAGGCTATCGCGTACAATACAATACGGCCCGCGGCCCGGCCAAGGGAGGGTTGCGCTGGCATCCGGACGAAACGCTGGACACCGTGCGAGCCCTGGCTGCGTGGATGACGTGGAAGACGTCTGTGGTGGATATTCCGCTTGGAGGAGGAAAAGGGGGCATTGTGTGCAATCCCAAGGAACTCTCCGAGGCGGAAAAGGAGCGGTTGGCCCGCGCGTACATGCGAGCTATCGCAGGGATCGTGGCCGTGACCAAGGATGTACCGGCCCCCGATGTCTACACCACGCCCCAAATCATGGCTTGGATGATGGACGAATACGAAACCATTGTGGGTCACCATCATCCTGGGGTCATTACAGGGAAACCTGTGCCGTTGGGAGGATCCCTGGGGCGCCATGACGCCACGGCGCGAGGAGGCATCTATGTGACGCGGGAAGCGGCCAAGGCTTTTGGGATTGCCTTGGAAGGCGGGTCCATGGCCATTCAAGGATTCGGCAATGCAGGGCAATATGCGGCACTGCTGGGTGCGGAAATTCTGGGTCTCAAATTGGTGGCGGCTTCCGATTCCAAAGGAGGTGTCTATAATCCTCAAGGAATCGACCCCTCAGCCCTGATTCACTTCAAGAAAGAAACAGGCAGCGTTGTGGGCTTTCCCGAAGCCGACTCTCTCAGCAACGCCGAACTCCTGGAATTGAACGTCACGGTTTTGTTCCCTTCGGCATTAGAAAATGTGATCACCGAAGACAACGCACCGCGCCTTCGCGCTCGAATGATCTGCGAACTGGCCAATGGGCCCACGACCCCGGAAGCCGACGCCATCTTGTATGAAAAAGGCATTGTGGTGTTGCCGGACTTTCTGGCCAACGCCGGCGGCGTTACGGTGTCTTATTTTGAGCAGGTGCAAAACACCTATAATTTCTATTGGGAAATCCGAGACGTTCATGCGCGCCTCAACGACAAGATGTGCCGTGCCTTTCATGATGTGCACGCCATGGCGGAGCGGCATAAGGTGAATCTGCGAGAGGCGGCCTACTTGGTTAGCGTGGCGCGCGTGGCGGAAGCCTGCAAGCTGCGCGGGTGGGTATGA
- a CDS encoding FMN-binding glutamate synthase family protein: MSYSKPNRSAATLTTTRVEPAPISGICVTCLDGCEGPCEIGRSALKGREMIYPQPFGKITAGASKEYPVDFSHFNIQGTCVGAVGVAADPDVATFPAVDCTTAVGADGSIHLDFPVFTGAVGSTEIARINWEDVAVGAAISGIMVVAGENICGMDPQAEIKNGRVVKSPEMERRVSAFKRWYNGKGGIIVQANVEDTKLGVPEYVIEKLGVEIFELKWGQGAKDIGGEVKLPTIERALQLKERGYIVLPDPTKPAVQKAFQAGGITEFERHSRLGMVDEDGFYKEVERLRKIGAKYVTLKTGAYRPADLARAIKYSSQAKIDLLTIDGAGGGTGMSPWRMMNEWGIPTVYLECMTYAICEKLRAKGAYVPPIAMAGGLSLEDHLFKALALGAPYVKAICLGRAILTAAMVGKTHGKLMAKKMAQQGRSLEEGYLSLFAVGSQLKERFGNDFEKLPPGAIGMYSYIDRLRQGLQQLMAGARKFALKYIDRNDLVALTREAADISGIPYIMDSDREEIEKILG, from the coding sequence ATGTCTTACAGCAAGCCGAACCGTAGTGCCGCCACGTTGACGACCACACGCGTGGAACCCGCTCCCATCTCGGGTATTTGTGTCACGTGCCTGGACGGCTGTGAGGGGCCTTGTGAAATCGGCCGATCCGCACTCAAGGGCCGGGAGATGATTTATCCGCAACCCTTTGGAAAAATCACGGCGGGCGCCAGTAAAGAATACCCTGTGGATTTTTCCCACTTCAATATTCAAGGAACCTGTGTGGGTGCCGTGGGAGTGGCGGCCGACCCGGATGTGGCCACATTTCCGGCCGTGGATTGCACAACGGCGGTGGGCGCCGACGGCTCCATTCATCTGGATTTTCCCGTCTTCACCGGTGCCGTTGGGTCTACGGAGATTGCGCGCATCAATTGGGAAGACGTGGCGGTGGGCGCCGCCATTTCGGGGATCATGGTGGTGGCCGGAGAAAACATCTGCGGCATGGACCCACAAGCGGAAATCAAAAACGGGCGGGTGGTCAAATCTCCGGAAATGGAACGGCGCGTGTCCGCATTCAAGCGCTGGTATAACGGCAAGGGCGGCATCATTGTTCAAGCCAATGTGGAAGACACCAAGTTGGGCGTGCCCGAATACGTCATCGAAAAGCTTGGCGTGGAAATCTTTGAACTCAAATGGGGTCAGGGCGCCAAAGATATCGGTGGTGAAGTGAAGCTGCCCACCATAGAAAGGGCTTTGCAACTCAAAGAACGCGGCTACATCGTGTTGCCCGATCCCACCAAGCCGGCGGTCCAAAAGGCCTTTCAAGCCGGCGGCATCACGGAATTTGAACGCCACTCCCGCCTCGGCATGGTGGACGAAGACGGCTTTTACAAGGAAGTGGAAAGGCTGCGCAAGATCGGTGCCAAATACGTGACCTTGAAGACCGGAGCGTACCGACCGGCGGATTTGGCTCGAGCCATCAAGTATTCTTCCCAAGCCAAAATCGATCTTTTGACCATCGACGGCGCCGGCGGTGGCACGGGCATGAGCCCCTGGCGGATGATGAACGAATGGGGCATTCCCACCGTCTACTTGGAATGCATGACTTACGCCATCTGTGAGAAACTCCGAGCCAAAGGGGCCTATGTGCCGCCCATCGCCATGGCCGGAGGGTTGAGCCTGGAAGATCATCTATTCAAGGCCCTTGCACTGGGGGCGCCTTACGTCAAGGCCATCTGCCTGGGACGGGCCATTCTCACCGCCGCCATGGTGGGTAAGACCCATGGCAAGCTCATGGCCAAAAAGATGGCTCAGCAAGGACGAAGCCTTGAAGAAGGCTATTTGTCCCTGTTTGCCGTGGGCAGCCAACTCAAGGAGCGCTTTGGAAACGACTTTGAAAAACTTCCTCCGGGCGCCATCGGCATGTACTCCTACATTGACCGGTTGCGCCAAGGTCTGCAACAGCTTATGGCCGGAGCGCGCAAATTTGCGCTCAAATACATTGACCGAAACGACCTCGTTGCCCTGACTCGAGAAGCGGCGGACATTTCCGGCATTCCCTACATCATGGACAGCGACCGCGAAGAGATTGAAAAAATTCTCGGCTAA
- a CDS encoding 4Fe-4S binding protein, with protein sequence MSKNVCAHLCKSCYAAHVCAVHAITELDASVLINPEKCIGCGSCKTACVAFGFKALQNKSAASFMKEA encoded by the coding sequence ATGTCCAAGAATGTCTGCGCCCATCTGTGTAAGTCGTGCTATGCGGCCCATGTGTGTGCGGTGCACGCCATCACTGAACTCGACGCATCGGTTCTCATCAATCCGGAAAAATGTATTGGCTGCGGTTCCTGCAAGACAGCCTGCGTCGCTTTCGGCTTCAAGGCCCTGCAAAACAAATCTGCAGCCTCCTTCATGAAAGAGGCCTAA
- a CDS encoding DUF4870 domain-containing protein: MTADPSNDKDDVGTWASLCHFSAFLGAIWWIPTSTLWLPVGHLLCPLGVWLVKRKRSPKIDWAGREALNFQITMTAYGALGAVLLPGIAATLWLWAVALTDLYWIARAGVAASEGRLFSYPLVFWRLLRETEAIRAMREKESW; encoded by the coding sequence ATGACCGCAGATCCGTCAAACGACAAGGATGACGTTGGCACCTGGGCATCCCTGTGCCACTTCAGTGCTTTCCTTGGGGCCATTTGGTGGATCCCCACCAGCACGCTGTGGCTCCCAGTGGGGCATCTTCTGTGCCCCCTGGGCGTCTGGCTCGTCAAGCGAAAAAGATCGCCGAAAATCGACTGGGCCGGAAGGGAAGCCTTAAACTTTCAAATCACCATGACCGCTTACGGGGCTTTGGGCGCTGTGCTGCTTCCCGGCATCGCGGCAACCCTCTGGCTCTGGGCCGTGGCCCTCACGGACCTGTACTGGATTGCTCGTGCCGGCGTGGCGGCCAGTGAAGGGCGGCTCTTTTCGTATCCTCTTGTATTCTGGAGGCTTTTGCGCGAAACCGAAGCCATTCGAGCCATGCGAGAAAAAGAATCTTGGTGA
- a CDS encoding coiled-coil domain-containing protein produces the protein MGWIDILQKLQNESLSPSELQAVLLEVLRTIEPLYDVARRAEFQQLMAVIESLAKAQELTERKLAQLAETVKGTEECLKELAVAQKRTEERIEELAQAQKRTDERLKELAAAQKRTEERVEELAQAQKRTEERLEELAVAQKRTEERIEELAQAQKRTDERLKELAAAQKRTEERVEELARAQKRTEERLEELAVAQKRTEERIKELAQAQKRTDERLEELAAAQKRTEERVEELAQAQKRTEEALLKLTQRVENIEERLDGISNSVGYSLENAAFKALPKLLHDRYGIVVQGKLLRRYVGDRQVNIWGRGRRNGREVVIVGESKVRPSRKEVDRFLKIARRLAIQEGWGEVVHVFVAHDIPPPVEHYLEEKGILAFWSYDF, from the coding sequence GTGGGTTGGATCGATATCCTGCAGAAATTACAGAATGAATCGCTGAGCCCTTCCGAATTGCAAGCGGTTCTATTAGAGGTGCTACGCACCATCGAGCCATTGTACGATGTGGCCAGAAGGGCGGAATTCCAACAACTTATGGCAGTCATTGAAAGCCTTGCGAAAGCCCAGGAGCTCACCGAAAGGAAGCTTGCGCAGCTGGCGGAAACCGTCAAGGGGACCGAAGAGTGCCTTAAAGAACTTGCCGTCGCACAGAAACGCACCGAAGAACGCATCGAGGAGCTGGCTCAGGCCCAAAAACGTACGGACGAGCGTCTGAAAGAGCTGGCGGCGGCGCAAAAGCGCACGGAAGAGCGCGTGGAAGAACTGGCCCAGGCGCAGAAGCGCACGGAAGAGCGCCTTGAAGAACTTGCCGTCGCACAGAAACGCACCGAAGAACGCATCGAGGAGCTGGCTCAGGCCCAAAAACGTACGGACGAGCGTCTGAAAGAGCTGGCGGCGGCGCAAAAGCGCACAGAAGAGCGCGTGGAAGAACTGGCCCGGGCGCAGAAACGGACGGAAGAGCGCCTTGAAGAACTTGCCGTCGCGCAGAAACGCACCGAAGAACGCATCAAGGAGCTGGCTCAGGCCCAAAAACGCACGGACGAGCGTCTGGAAGAGCTGGCGGCGGCGCAAAAGCGCACAGAAGAGCGCGTGGAAGAACTGGCCCAGGCGCAGAAACGCACGGAAGAAGCGCTTCTGAAATTGACCCAGCGTGTGGAAAACATTGAGGAACGTCTGGACGGCATCTCCAATTCCGTGGGTTACAGCTTGGAAAATGCCGCTTTCAAGGCTTTGCCGAAACTGCTTCACGATCGCTACGGGATTGTGGTTCAGGGGAAGCTCTTGCGTCGGTATGTGGGCGATCGGCAGGTCAACATTTGGGGTCGAGGTCGTCGCAATGGTCGTGAAGTGGTCATTGTCGGTGAGAGCAAGGTGCGCCCGTCACGCAAAGAGGTGGATAGGTTCCTGAAAATCGCTCGCCGTTTGGCCATTCAAGAAGGTTGGGGCGAGGTTGTTCACGTGTTCGTGGCCCACGATATTCCGCCGCCGGTGGAACATTATCTTGAAGAAAAAGGCATTCTGGCGTTTTGGTCCTATGACTTTTGA